The window AAACATGTCCAACCGTCCTCCGGCGTCCCCTGCCTTTACGCATCCTTGTTTCTATTCGGTGGaataatcacacaaaaaaacaaaagaacaacggtggtatttttgcttttaaataGAGGAAATTATGCACAATAGACAGGAGGAAGGCTGAACGGCTGGGgaatgggaggaggaggaggaggaggcgcgGAGAGCTgagcaggaagagagagagaaaaaaaaaaaaagaagaagccagGCAGGCGGAAAGACAAGTCAATAATTTCTTAAACGTATAAATGGACATCACTGAATCTACACTTAAGCGATCTGAACTCGGATGTCCatatgtctgagtgtgtgtgtgtgtgtgtgtttaagagcTCCAAAATGTAGGTATTGGCAGATTAAATGGGCTATAGGTCATTAtttttgtgttaatgttaaaataactttaatcaaataaaaatagcaaaaaaattttttttttaaaatggggTTTACACTTTTGACCGGCAAAGAAATAGACATGTAGCGTTGGATAATTCTctccacgccccccccccccccccccccctcatcatGCGTAACGGCGCTTTGAAACGAGCCTGTGTGTTGACATGACAATTAACATGTCAATTCATAGAGCGATTAGAAGACATCAGCTTAACGTTACCTCGCATCTTCACATAAACTGATCTCTTCCATccgagaaaaaacaacaaccctgcCCTCCAAAAATAGTCTCCACAAACACCCGGACAGCTGTCTTCCTCTCCAACGAGCCCTGGCACTCCAGCTTTGCTGAATATACTGTCATCTTCTCCTTAAAAACTCTTGTTTTCTAACTCTTGCCCCccccctgtgtgttttcaaCCCATGCACACAAACGATGGTTCTTGCAGGACAAGAGcgcctccatctctctctggcTCGTGGCGCAGGGAGTCCCTCCTCCGGATCCTGGCGCTCCTACACCACAACACTCATGACGTATCACCatttcacatacatttttttttttttttttcctcctccaacCACTATCACAACCTTTTGGACATGCATGGCACCGAACTCGCACACCACGGTGCACACAAGGTTGGGACCCGACCCCCTAGGTGCCCCAGAACGGCCCCAACTTGCAGCCAGCTCGCCCTGCAAAGTcccttacagttttttttctttaccacCTGATTTAAAAATTGCGggaaattcaattttttattttgctctcTAAAAACTTTTTCCTCACTTATAGAGCTCCCTTACCAAATTTTCGTACGTCCCGGGGTGTTCCTGCCCTGTCCAGTCCAGCCTTATGGGTAGCAGCTGAGATGGAAAAATAGTGTGGACTGTGATCACCCAGGTTATAAATGTACCAAgttatgttttttaaacagtaaaatGATAAATCAGAGAAAAGGCAACATCACTAAGTACagtgcagagagaagcatctCTCGTGTTGCTGACTGCTtacctccttctcctccacctccctTATCAGGGTCTGAAAATcggataaaaatacaaaattacacCCCATGACACTTCCGGACATATTATAAATTGTcctaaaatgcaaaaacaccaACCTCGGCTGCTTTTTGACACGGTCCAGCTTCTAGAAATCGGGCTATTAGGAAGTACAGTTCTGGTATGGTTGGAGGGGGAGAAGAGGACGGGAGCTGCGTTAGAAGAGGGCACCGAGGAAATTGTGGGGATATTAAAACAACCATGACATATTTTCCGATCTCCTTTACTCACCAGAAGTCAACTGCGCGATGTGTGTACTGTCTGAAGCCATTTTGGTGTTGTTTGCCAGGGCAGCGCCACAGCCTGTGTGGTGGGTCTAGGTGGCTGCCCTGTAGCTGTCACTGTTTATCCACCAGGAAGAGAGGCTGCCTCCATTCAGCTCGGCTCACATAAAGTCCCGGCTGCGTCGAGTATTTCTCCGCGAAGCGACAATTAGTGCGCGATGTACGGTTTTGCCCCGCATAACACCGTCCCCCACGAGCGAATAAAAAACCGCCGAGCTATTCTTGGGCTAACTATCCCTCGGAGTGAATTTTAATGGCCGTCGGTCAGTCGTGGAgatatgtttgttttaaacCCCCTCCCCCTCAAAAGAAAAAGCGCAAGCCCTCTGCGGAtgaacacatgttgtgtttgTCTCACCGTAGAGGGGGAGGTAGAAATGGCAGCCTGCTGTAGGAGAGGACACATTGCTGCAGAATGGCTGTTGCTTCGTAGCTAAATGACATTCATCACGTTTAAGTAATTACAGGCCTTCAtatcaaaagttacattttttttggcgGATTAATACAACGCAATTCCTGttctatttttctgtatttttagcTGCGGATGTAGAACATGGCTACCGTGTTTGAGGGGGATTTACAGCCGATGTAACCGTTTCAGCTAGgttttattaaataatacaGCTAGATGTGTTCATTTCGTGTCTTCTCATCGGCCTCGCTTGTTGTTACTCTGTCGTTATCGTGTAACAAGATGTCTAGCTAACACACCCACTCTCTCTGGGAGCCGTTTGGTGGGGAAGTCGTCCATTTCTCGTCCAAATACTGCCAGGCAGTAAAATGGGGGAAGGGTTGGAGAAGAAGGGGAATGCAGCTAAATTAATGAAACCTCGTGAGTTACAGGAATTTAATGGCAACGAGACATTTATCCAAGATAGATAATCAAGGAATATTATCAAGGACATGTAGTACATCACACAGCACACTTCCTCTATGGTTCACTCACAAGTTGTGAAAAAGGAATAACACTGAAGGTGTTATTTACTACAGTTAAATAATGTGGTGATATTATTTGTTTATATGATGTGTTTATTAGCCATTAAATAGGACTATATGTATTTTTCAAGAGGTGACCAACAAAACACAAGCTCCCAGTCTCATACGGACCTTTTGCTCTTTCCTTTATTTGAAGAAAGATATCAACAAAAGTATAAGTTGCTTAATTACACAAAACACTGACAAGGTATGCCTTGAATTGGTTCACACATTTTTAAccctattattttcttttcacctCAGTATTACCACCGCGTGTGTGCAGGTGCTTATAGTGTAAACTTGTAtctaaataattgattatttcTAGCATTTTATCATTGTAGCATATCCAGATGTAGATTGATACAATAgccttattttgaaaaaccaTAGACACAGGTTGACAGGtataaaaaaaaccattttCCTATTTACATAGCAATTGTCTCACTTAAGTCCAGTTTGTGGCTGGGATGTGACTGATGATATAAAAACTGATGACTGACTTATTTTTGGCCTCGGTTATTTACTGAAAACGTGGTTTGGAAATGAAATGATGTAGTTCTCTTCTTGTGTAATTTTCAAATGCAGACACACGTCATTTAACAGAATCTTACTGTTCTGCCCTTTCAACTGGAATCATTTCATTCAGATTCTTTGGAATAGTTCAGGTGTAAGTAATCAAATGAATATGTCAACATATACACGTCATGTGCATCGCCATTTCACGCATGAACTGGTATTTGTTTTGTGACGGTGTGTTTTGTTGACAGTTTGGAGTCCAcacatttttccccaaatcctGTTCAGTGCCGTGAAcgtcatttttgttgttgtatgctTTGCTCAGCACTTGATGGATTCATTTTGGCAGCGTCGACCACAAATAATACTTACACTGTACCAGATAGGCAGGAGGGAGCTTATTCTCTACTCCGTGGGCATATTCTGCCCCTTCTGCACCCACATGTGTACGTTGACCTCCACTAATAGACCTATGTTCAGCTGTGTTAAATTTGTTAATATCACGTCAGGCTAAATTTTGTCACATACTGCTCCCATGGATTTGGATAGGGTGTGATCACAGTTGACTGACAAGCACTTTTACAGAATTGTAATCAAATGCAGGCCTATTGATAAAGGAATGcttgattaattaattgtttttgccTGCTCGCTTCAATTGCTGCAAGGAATTCAGAGTTCAGTGTTCAACCCTGCAACCGTTAGGGACTTAGTGCCACCTAATGTGTCCTCCGTCTTAAGAATCTTCAACCACTACACTAGACCATCCTGGAATCTGTACTTCACAAGCTTTAGGACTTGGAAAGACATTGTGGCAAGGCCACATTTGAATCTTTAGGCCTTTTTTAGTCCCTTACATATCACCTGTCATCCTAAATCTTCAGAGAATAcacaaaaaactgttgaaactggGGCGTTCGGAACAGTTGGAAATCGGAACGTTTTACCTCACATGGATTTGTCTAAAATACGTCTACCTCATTATTTGTTTTGGCCACGTTTCACATGAAAATTTGACattataacattgtagatatgacTATATGAAGTATAGGAAAGCACAATATGTCCACTttaagtgttgttgttgttgttgttgtgctggCTGACATGGCCACAAGGAGGCAACCTCActctgctgctgtgtttgcGCACAGGGCCACAGAGGAGTCAAAGGTTACGAACAAAAGGGCAATGTGATCAGTtacacatttcattttctttaacagTGTGTTGAGCTTGTAACCCATGTTATAGCTTTTATCGCATTTTCTACTATTTTAAAGCCACGTGAGCTTCAATAGCCTAACCAAGTAAGCCCACACCCTTTATCAAATTGCtttctaaagtttttttttgccacgTCTCGCTATACAGTAATATACAACACTCGGATaattcaatcaatcagtcaattaATCCATTTggatttgtcacatgaaatcataCGAGGTATAATTCCAGTGAAATATTATCCCATCAGCTCCTTCAATTGATTTGATTAGAGCTGTCCTTTCCTGTGTAAATGATTCAGaactgccacacacacattaatccAGGAAGCTGACGTCTTAATGTGCCTTTTGCATTGTAAGTAATAGCTTCTATGAACCATGCTTGCCGTCTCTGCATGGTTCATAGCTTTTCCAAGAGCTTTAAGGGATCTATCTGCGGGGTAAATATTGATCATATTTCACTGTCATTGTGTTCTTTTCGCTACTGAGGTCTACATGCCTGCTCAACCTGGATTCAGTGGTTTTGGTTCAAAGGTCAGATCATCCCAGTGAAGGATTTTCCACTTAGAAAAACAAACCTatcaaaagaatattttttttaatgtattcagTACTGTTGCACACATTTTGAATGCTAGTATGCTATGTTAAAAGAGGCAGCGTACTGTTGGATTTGGCTcctaataatacatttttaaaatccagTATTGGTGGTATTCAGGTAatcacccccccccaaacaactccatatttaaaaaaaaatatatatatatataaaggaaACAGCTCCACATTATTATTCCATGAGTGGAAATGTCTCTCTACATGAAGAGACTGTATGGTTTTGTCGGTCCCACCACTCTGGCAAATGCTGACCATTCACTTCCTGACACAGCAGTTGTATTTAACACAGCCACGTGCCACTgtcgaccacacacacacacacacacacacacacacacacacacacctggctttGTGTTGGtacaaaaagtaattttaaacaGTGAAAAGGAGCTCTCAAACacaagcagaacacatgcatgGATACATATTGTCTCAGAGAACTACAAAACCCAGCATAGGTAAACACATACAATTAAAGTGTAAGAGTGACTATAACATATGACATAGCTGTCTAAATTCATATATAGTTTTCATCCATTGATAAGAGAagagacacagaaaaacacaaaaaactgcaactttttccttttatttcaaaatattctCCCAACAGGATGAAACTCAGAGAAGCCCAGAGGGTCCAAAGCCAATAGAGCCGTCTAGAACAGAAGCACCACTCATTATTGCTATGTCACTCTGCTGTAGGNNNNNNNNNNtcaggagggggggggggtcaaaaataaaaaaaataaagggggaAATAAAGTCAAACACAAAGACCCACAAACACATTCACTctggcacacacatacaaaaggaGCTATGTAAAACCCTGGCGGTGaatcttaaaaacaaagatctttttaaaaaaagaagctgcagATGTTCTCCATTGGTTTCTTGCAGCTCTGCATCTGAACTgctgatatacagtacatccgCAAGTCCTCACTTTAACCATCAGAGTGCCAAATACAATAATGATCTTTCATAGAGACTACAAATATAGGCAGAGCTGGTTTGGAGATCATAACAGTCGTGTTTACGGCCCCCTTTTAGGCAAGTAAAAGAACATCTGCAGCCGGCTGATAGAAAGGCTGCGGTCGAATAGTCAAAAACTCGATGGAAAACGTCATGAGATCAAAGAAAGATGTGAATGAGAATTCAGAAAGGACTTAGGAAATCCCAACCACGGTGCACTTAGGCTAAGTTATTAGTGCAACGGCGAAATGTATCGACGTGGATCAGCCGTGGTGAAACTACAAGGGTACCGAAGGTAGTAAACTAATAAAAGTGCATCttagatttttctttctgttttgtttcaagCAGGCTATACACAGTGACTTACATGATCATTTGCATGCCTTGTCAGccatgttgtgtgtttgtttttgtatactGTACGTCCGAATGTGTCACTTAAATGTTGCTGCCGCAAGGAATTGTGGGACGGCGTTATCTCCTTTCCTTTTGTAAAGGATGGTCCAGTGTTCCGTATCCTTAAGGAGATAAGAAAGGAAGCATTTCCTTAGCATTTAGAGAATTTGACTAGCTCTTATCATGGCTGCCACTTAGATACTTCCGGGTCATTTCACTCAAACTtcctaagcaaaaaaaaaaagacttatttGACCACAGCCGAACACTttattctgtctttctgtttctgAGACGCATGTGGCGATACAGaatggaggaggaaggagaaggtATGGGAGATAAAAGgagtgtgtgtatctatatggAAAAAGGGGCTGCTGGTTGTCCGTCTCTACTATcacaagtctaaaaaaaaaattcagcatGGTACAAAAATCGTCAGTAAAAAAAGATGCTTTGCTGCCATGGAGTCAGAGGGGACGAGTCGGTGGACGCGCCCGTGTCTCTACGCCTTCTCCTCAGTCGCCTCCTCTGCCGCGTCAGTTACCTGGAGGGAAGAAGAGGGGAAAGAGTTACACATATAATGCCACAGGAAGGTTCCAATGCGGATTGGAATTTTACTAGCCTCAAAAAGGACACCAACAGCTCTCTCATGTCTGTAAGCTACATGGGAAGCTAAAGCCAGGAGGCGGTTAGCATAGCTTGGAACTGGAAAGACAGGTTGAGACAGCTAGCTTGGCTCTGTTTCAAAAgccaagaaaaacacacactagcacctctaaagctcactaattaaatTTATAACTGGTTTGTGCGTACAAAAACTGATGACAGAGCTATGTTTGACGCTAGCTGTTTCCCCAGCTAAGCTAACCGACTCCTGGCACTAGCTTCATATGTAGCATACAGCCAGGAGAACATTATCGTTCATCTCATCTTACTCTTCAATGTTGATTTATTCCTTTACGTATGATACAGGAATCGCATTGACctactgtagcctactgtatgtattttcttaaccccatgttgtccttgggtcatattgacctgttttccaatatcaatgttctttttaattccccaaaataaNNNNNNNNNNtgattgattccacacaacactctttggcaagtacaaatctctacttgcATTCATTTTaagggcgtcttattcaatttgatagcatttgaaaaaaacaattgaagtggttttgaaatagcattgagtaaaaNNNNNNNNNNtccagtctgtgattatccatcaacatccattcctttaattttggccgaaataattcctaatttctgcttttctaaatcaaacattaggttaaattcccaaaaataactgtaaaactaaagtaaataagttagtgttagtgttgaaaacgtcaaaaaagtgaaaaacatcgggggaaaaaaaacgtcaaacgTGTTGAAAATtgagacaaaaacgtaagaaaaagttaaaaacattgataaaaaagcctcaacacatgtgttgattttcaattttgacgggaagacaactcaagggttaaaTGTAGCTACTCAGAGAAGAGTTAAAGTTAAAATATGATATATGTACAGAACAgctgcaatgttgttgtttttgacttTGAAAACCTGGGCCTTGTTCCAAGAATCAAATCTGGAGCATGAACTGTGGTCTACTTACTAATTGTTGTGGCAGATAGTTTCGGTTTTATGTGCTGAGTTGTTAAGATTTCCCACTCTGGAAATTAAATGCGTCAATAGTCATTGTGACAATTTCTCCGGTAGAAGATAGTTCCAAAGATAACCCTTCACGGTGAGATCTGTGGATCATCACGAGTAACAAAAACCTTTTCTTCTTAAAAGACAAGCTTCTGTTGAAtttttcaaatgtctttttttatgctGCACAAACAATCTGTCATTAACCTCCATTGTATTGGGGTGTCAGGTATGGACATTTCAAACCTCAACAAATTGACCAGAACTATCAACAGTTGCAAAGGGTAAAATGTAACCActcacccaaattcaatgattGCTCCAGCTTCAAGCTGCTAGCTCAAATGATTATCAATGATTATCAGTTATCAGTGCTTAAAATCTTCTAGTTTTATACATGCATATAgatgctctcaggactgtgcaccaggtctcgcccccctttctttttttctgcactacctatGCTTTATATACTcgtgtgtataatgacaataaagccaTTCTATTCTAAGCTATTCCATTCTAGTGTTCACATGATTGGCTTATGTGACATTATTAAAGCTCCATAGCTAAGACTTTCCCTAAATTATTCTGAAAGGCTACTCACTGAAACCTTTAACTCCTCTAGTATCTGCAGAAATCCTCTCTTTATTTCCTCTCCCTGACCACTGGTGAAGCCAGCAGTCTATTGCTGCTTTTCCACAGCATGGTACAACTCGACTCTACTTGAGTCACTGTTGTTTGCTTTTCCCTTATCAAAAGTTTTGGATAGCACCTGGTACTGTTTTTATTGcaacttttgttgtttttttagcagattaatgtcatgtttttacAATTTCACAAATCACAAACTACAAATTTAGCCATGATTTTAGAAGGTGGAGTTAAAATAatgccatttttaaatagtaaatagtaagggtgtgacgagatctcgttttacgcgacgagatttctcgtcgaggtgaaaagttgtctcgtgaggcgatgtgatgtcgcgtgatggagcgtgaattCCTATTGaagtttctctcttttcatgcttgaagaaaaaattgtttctgttgcacttgtagttttggagagagcagtactttggttattgatacacttaTGTGCATTTACagtgttatttttgttatttacacatttatttattatactgtatttttgttcggttgtggaaaggagttagatttctcgtgtgaattgtacagggcagaagccagttggtagagtttattcaaaacattttgcagtgtttgcccGTCCTTTacataattcattaaaatagtaaaaaaaaaaaagtataataacattcatcattaatagtttttcaaaatgcacctaaattgtttgcattttgtgatttttcagttgaataataaaactatttccattcatatttttccattcGTATATTTCatgtctttaattttttttaaaatctcgtctcgttctcgtgaacccaatctcgtgatgtgtctcgtctcgtggagtaagcgtctcgtcacacccctagtaaatagtcatttttttattcactcaggcaccatgcaaaaaaaaaaaaagccgtaCAATTGAGGAAGTGCAGACGTTCCTCTGATTGGTGGCTGACAGAATTGGGTGGAAGATGATCGTTTCATGGCTTTCAGCTGAGAATCTTGCCTACACCGACGGGGTACTATCCGCAGTGGAAAACGAAAAGAGAAAAGTGCTGGTAATCAAAAGGGGAGAGTCGAGTGGAGCCGAGCCGTATCGTACAGCGGAAACACAGTAAGCCAATCACAGTTCACCTCACAGCTGTGATGAACAGCAAACCTCGCGGCTCATGGGTTAAAAGTTGTCCTTGGCCCACTTCACTCCACACGGCGACCAAAATGCCAGACATCcaccctttttctcttcttcactcCCTCACTCACTATAGTCTACttcattctctttctctcagacACGCCACGGCACTCCAAAGCACGCTGGTTAAATGTTTGCACAATAACATACAATTTTTCGGAATAAGTTAGTgtccaaacacacactctcgAAATGGATTAGAAGCACTCGACCATACCCTTGACTCTGACTGTCTCACTCTGCCCTCTCACTGACATCAAGGAGGGAGCCATGCTTCTGTTGGAAGACACTCTGACAGACGGACGAGACACgtagatctgtgtgtgtgcgtgtttgtgtgtgtgcatgtgtgtcagcATGCATTGTGCGAGTCAAAAGAAATAGATGTGTAGTGGTAGGAAAAAGCGAGTGAGAAatatagtgtatgtgtgttcatgGTGTAGACAAATTGACAAAATAAGGGAATAAAGAGCATTATTTTCTTGTCTGTCTGACTGaatgttttcttctttcatcaacatgtttttgttgtctttctaATTTTCCCTCCTCATACCTCATTGGTCTTGGTCTCTCCGTTCTGGGCGGGGCCGTCGTCCTTCTTACCCTTAGCGGCGCTTTTCTTTGCCTTCACCCCCTTATCGTCCGCCACCTTCTGCATGCgagaaaagagaaaactgcGTTAAACTGCAAAGGTCCATATCATCGTGCTAGGGAACTAATTCCACTATGACCTCAAAGTGAGAGTCTTTTGCTTATTTTGACGCACGTTTCAATTCATGGGGgtataaataaatgatggtAGGCgtaggtgtctgtgtgtgtgcgtgtgtgtgtgtgtactttacCTTGACAATGGCCTTCTTGGGCTTGGCCTCAGACTTGGGTGGAGCAGGTTTCTGTAAATCAAGCAGAAGCTATTTAGGATTGACTAACTGAGCAGTGCACAGTTTTGGATAAATATAATCTATGTtatctatattattattatttttaatgtgcatTTAGTTCTCCCTCCTCTCTACACGTACAGGGACATTTCTGTACTGGGTAAAATCCGGTTGCCTTGGCATCAAGAGCTGCTTAGAGTATTCATTGGGACTGACACAGAAC of the Etheostoma spectabile isolate EspeVRDwgs_2016 chromosome 18, UIUC_Espe_1.0, whole genome shotgun sequence genome contains:
- the hmgn3 gene encoding high mobility group nucleosome-binding domain-containing protein 3 isoform X1 — encoded protein: MPKRKSPEGPEGKEASKVTKQEPPRRSQRLSAKPAPPKSEAKPKKAIVKKVADDKGVKAKKSAAKGKKDDGPAQNGETKTNEIYVSRPSVRVSSNRSMAPSLMSVRGQSETVRVKGN
- the hmgn3 gene encoding high mobility group nucleosome-binding domain-containing protein 3 isoform X6, whose amino-acid sequence is MPKRKSPEGPEGKEASKVTKQEPPRRSQRLSAKPAPPKSEAKPKKAIVKVADDKGVKAKKSAAKGKKDDGPAQNGETKTNEVTDAAEEATEEKA
- the hmgn3 gene encoding high mobility group nucleosome-binding domain-containing protein 3 isoform X3, which codes for MPKRKSPEGPEGKEASKVTKQEKPAPPKSEAKPKKAIVKKVADDKGVKAKKSAAKGKKDDGPAQNGETKTNEIYVSRPSVRVSSNRSMAPSLMSVRGQSETVRVKGN
- the hmgn3 gene encoding high mobility group nucleosome-binding domain-containing protein 3 isoform X5 — encoded protein: MPKRKSPEGPEGKEASKVTKQEPPRRSQRLSAKPAPPKSEAKPKKAIVKKVADDKGVKAKKSAAKGKKDDGPAQNGETKTNEVTDAAEEATEEKA
- the hmgn3 gene encoding high mobility group nucleosome-binding domain-containing protein 3 isoform X4 is translated as MPKRKSPEGPEGKEASKVTKQEKPAPPKSEAKPKKAIVKVADDKGVKAKKSAAKGKKDDGPAQNGETKTNEIYVSRPSVRVSSNRSMAPSLMSVRGQSETVRVKGN
- the LOC116706661 gene encoding PH-interacting protein-like, whose protein sequence is MASDSTHIAQLTSELYFLIARFLEAGPCQKAAETLIREVEEKELLPIRLDWTGQEHPGTYENLVKLYRHISPDHLLQVCSRVCPLLESEVPASVPGLSSLLGAGRQNLLRSSKSEHM
- the hmgn3 gene encoding high mobility group nucleosome-binding domain-containing protein 3 isoform X2, translating into MPKRKSPEGPEGKEASKVTKQEPPRRSQRLSAKPAPPKSEAKPKKAIVKVADDKGVKAKKSAAKGKKDDGPAQNGETKTNEIYVSRPSVRVSSNRSMAPSLMSVRGQSETVRVKGN